The Prionailurus viverrinus isolate Anna chromosome X, UM_Priviv_1.0, whole genome shotgun sequence genome segment TTTATCCTTGGAGAATGAAGCTggattcacatttaaaaaatacaggtcGAAGGGGGCATGAGAGAGGTTTTTGTATCGgtaatatattctgttgcttgcTCTAGGTGCTAACTGaatgtgtatgtttaatttttgaaaacttattAAGATACACACTTATGGTTTTGTCCTCTTGTGATTATAAACTTCACTACAGATTTTGAAAAAAGCATCTGCAAATAACAGTCACTGTATTAACAGACTGTTAAACAGACTCTTGAACATTTcaatagagacagaaaagtaaaattcGATATTGATTCATGTTTTAAGACAAActtatgaaattagaaatataagGGAAGCTCCTTAAAcctataaagagaaagaaagaaagaaagaaagaaagaaagagaaggaaagagaaaaaagaaagaaggaagagaaaaaggaagaagaaaagaaagggagaaaagaagaagaaagcagggaaggaaggaaggaaagaagggaggacagaagaaaggaggtagggaggaaggaaggaaagaaagcagtggAACACAACGAATACATTTTAATATGGAAATGTTAACCCAAAGGGGTCCAATTTTGCCATGTCTGTTCCACTTGTAGTGGATGTCCTAGCCAGTCAGTAAAGGTTTAAGAAACCTGTAAGTTGATTATTGTACTTCTCTTACTCAAAGATTCACAGAAACCTGCAGACGTCTAAAGACAAATTATTAGATATCACAGAGTTTAACACGGTGGCTGACCTTAAGGtcaatacagtttttaaaaatcaaatggatTTCTATAAATTAGATACAAttagaaaatgtcattttaaacaGATATCAAGTACAAGAGCAACAATACTCTAGAGTATCTTGGGATATATGCCataaaagatgtacaagatctgaaTGTAGAAAAGATAAACCTAAATagtaaactaaaatattaaaacattaaagaagaccCTCATAAATGGAGAGACATGCCATGTTGGTGACTAGGAAGGCTGGGTGTCATAAATACAGGCAATTCTCCCCTAGCTGATCCATAGATTTAATGAAAATGCAACCCAAATGTGTTGCAAATGAATTTTCAAGGAACATGACATGTTGATTCTAATATTTATACTGGAAGGGCAAAAGGTGAAGAATACGAAAGATACGCCTGAAGATTATGAATAAGATGTGGGGACTTTCCCTACCACACATAGATCAAGGTGTCCTGTCAAGAGGTAAAAATTAAGATGGTGGAGTACTGGCACAGGAATAGACAAATTTATCTATGGAACAGACAGGGAGCTCAGAAGCCGAGACATGCAAAGGTGGACCAAAATGACTCCAGGCACATCCAAATGTTCCTCGGGGGTGCAGGATGCCCCCCTGATTGAGAATCCCTGACATAggaatatggatgaatcttaaaaacacacGCTGGATTTTGTAAAAGTAAATTACAGAATACCAAGGACATGAGTTAAAACTGCACGCGCATGTAGTATGTCACATCCAAGGAGAGAAAAGTCTGGGAAACAAGGTTTGGGGGAACGCAAAGCTCCACCTCACTTCAGGAATTACTCACTGGCGGGCTTGGTAAAGCCAGCACGCGGAGAAGTGGGAGGACGGTAAGGGGGCGGGGCTTTGGTGGGTGAGTTCCGGTGGAACTCGAAGCTCATTGGTCGCTGGCCACAGATGTGGGAGGAGCAAGGCAGCGCTGGAAGCTCATTGGCCTTTGTGCGAAGGgcgagaaagggagagagaagtggtcttccctcccacctcctgtcACTGCGGCTGGAGGCTGAGGTAACCACAGGCTGGCATCAGGAATACGGCCCTCGTTCTCCACacatcttctttcctccctccctcctgctctggaTCACCAACCCCTGGTCCTCTCCTCCACCTCAGTGGGGTCCCTCTGCCCGCTCCTGATGTCCAACTCAGtcacccgcacccccacccccaccccccaaccaacAACATTGGAACGCCTGGGGGAGGATCCCCTGCCTCAGACCCTTGACTCCTGGCCTCTGGAACCTGAGGCAGGGCATATGCCCCTGCCTTTGATTTTGATGTGGTAGTGGCAGCGAATGACTGGGCTGCCTTGAGACGGGGTAGTACACCCTGGGTTTGGGGGACAGGGAAGGTGTACCCAAGCATAACTGTTGAAGCGTGAAGAGGATCATGGGAGATTGTCAGGAGGCTGTGGAGGGAATACATGGGTTTGAATGAAAGCAGAGAGGGTGTGTTGGTGGAAGAAAACAATTAGTGCAGCGAGGAGTTGTCTGTTGACCAGGTCAGGGTCTGGCATTCCATAGGGGGCCCAACAAGGATCTAGTCAATGACTAATCAAAGggatgaataaaacataattatcGAAAGAGGGGCTTGGGATTCAGCAACATAATATAATCTCATGGGGTGCAAAGGGGTGTCCgcttaaagggggaaaaagagaataattaAGATTACAGTGGGGTGCAGAAGAAGATCAGAATGGGGTGTGAGAGGAAATTCGAACGTAGGATGTACATGAGACTAATAACAGAATTGAGTTCAGGAGCCATAGAGTCATGAGTAGGGAGTGAGTGAATGTGGGAGGTTAGGAAGACAACGGTGGAAGCGAATGCCAGGAAAAATAGGTATAGCAGAGTAGAGGATGacacatgagaaggggagggcaggaatTGTTGAAGGGGGCACAAGAGTGAATGTATATGCCTGAAAATGGGATCTATGTAGAGTGAAGGTAGGCAAGGAGAATGATGATTGGATTGAAAGTTGACAGGAACCATGCCATGAGCTGCTTGGAACGAGGCTTTGCGTGAGTAGGGCCTCCTGGGCAGGAGGCTGTGTGAGCAAGAAGGGTGGGTGCGATCCAATTTCAGCGGTGAGCTGGATGAAGAAGAATCCAGGCACCTCAGGTGGGGAttttgaagggcagaggaagtaTGCTGAGGGTAGGGGATCATGTGGCCATCCTGACATCCACTCCTGGCCCTAGAACCATGGATCCCAATGAAATGCCTGCTGTGCCCTGCTGCCCCTCCGACTCCCCCACTGGCCTTGAGACCAGAGCCCCATGGGGGATCGAACTTGGCCCCAAAAGAACTGTAAGTTGCTGTGCCCGCTGCTACAACCATGGCCTCAATGACCAAACCAAGGACCAGGAGCACTCCTGCCCCTTCCAGGCTTGTGAATGTCACAAGTGTGCCTTCTTCTCGTGAGTATGGTGTctgacagtgggggtggggagggggcctccTCTAAATGTGACTGACTGTAGACTGGCAATCCCCCACTTTAGGGATCCCTGCAGAGTCTTGCGTGCTGAGAGTGCCTTGAAGAGGGAGCAGGGGGCATGCCTAAAGAGGCACCTGACTCAAGGACTGATAACGAGTGGGGCCTCCCCTCCCAAAGCTCACAGCCATGTCCAGAAGTTGACCATTCAAGGAGGAGTCGTCAGTGAGTGTTTCTGGTCAGGGAGGGCGTCTTGGGTTTGGGTGTAGAGAGCACGAGCAGTGCTGCCACCAGTCCTACTACCCAATTTCGATGTGGCCTTGGCAAGGTACTCCTCAGGGTTTTAGCTGCCCCACCTATAAAACTTTATCAATATGATCTACCAAGTATTGGTGGGAAGGGGCAAtcggggtgaggggtggggggtgggggtgggggtggaaatggTTCTCGGTGAGATGAGACCTCAGATTGGAGGTGAAGTAGAGTGGGGGTGGAGTGAGGTGGGGTGGGTTCAGGGGGGAAAGGCTCATCTAAAGTGTCCCCAGCTTTCCACAGCTGGGAAGGAGAACATCATGTCCCAGCTTGAGGCCCACCCCtgtgcacgccccccccccccgccggggaAGTAAGGAGAgtctgagggctgtgaggaggTTCCCATCTCAGCCACTGCCCAGACTCTTTTGTCTGTGTCCTGAAGACATGGGTTCCCTCTCTAACCCTACTGCAGCCTGCCATATGACTTTGGGGAAATAATACTCCTCCTTGGACCTCAATTTCCCCGGTTGGAAAATAAAGAGCAGGAACTGGCTGGTCCTCAAGGTCTTCTCAGCTCTGACTGACATTCAGGGCTACTGAATAGCTCTGACATTCTGGGCTACTATCCTCATCACACAACATACCCATGTCTCCTCTCCATGGCTGGCCTGGTGCTGACACTCCACCCTGTCCTCTCGGCTCCTGCAGGCGAGCACCCAAGGAGGTCTGCTGATTGGTCAGGCCCCAAAATCTTTGTCTCTATCTTGGACTCCAGCAGCCTTGAAGATGCAACTCACAACTTCTCTTTCCAGGAAGACCCACAGGACCCCTGCCCTGTCCAGCATGTGCGTAGAGTGAGAAGGACCACGGAGCTAGTTGTATATTGTGTTATTGCATGCCTGGCCTTTGTGCTTGATGCCGTGGGAGATACAAGGAGGAAGTGGAGGTGGCGACCGATGAGCAgccagaaggagggggaggagagaaggacgagaagtgggaggaggaggaggtggtggtggaggagcaggaggaggggaggaggaggcagcatCTCAGActagtggggaagggcagggttCTCCTAGCCTTGCCATTTCCTATTTGTGAGAATATGGCCATTTCCAAGCCTCCATTTCCCTAGCAGTGTACTGATGGGGACAATATCATAAACCTATAGCATTGACAAGAGGACTAGGCCACGTTGTGCCACAACGTGGCACATTCCTTCAACGAATGGAGGCTGTTAGTCCTCCATTCAGATGGAGGAAACAGATTGATGGGAAAGAAGGTCCTGCTGAAAGGAGGGCCATGGTGGTGAGGGCCACAGAGCCCAGGGGGGAGTCCAGAGGCCCTTAGAGAAAGCTTCCTGGAGATGAGCCAGGCTGGTCCTTCAAGTTCCATGGGGACTGAGGAATATGGAAGTGAGAACCAGTCCCTGGACAGGACAGTAATCACATCCCTTCAGGTGCCTTGCAGATTAAAATGCAGACACCTGTGATTTCCTACACCCGTCACTGTTGCCCCGAGAGTTTTGAAACTGCTGGCAGGAATGAGTGTCTCAAGAAAGATATACAAGAAAGACATAGAAAGGAAAACAGGCCAAACAGGGGAAAGGACTTGCACAAGCCACAAGGACTAATGGCCAGCAGGCACTCAGATCCCACATCCAGATATTGCAAAATCCTGGCCCTGTTTGTCTACTGGCAGTATGTGTCTGCCAGAGGGTTTGATCCCCTGGCCTCTCCTTCCTTGTTTCTAGATGCTCAACTCTGGTCCTCCAGCCGTGTGCCACCCTTGACCCTGTCCTCACTGCGGCCACAGATCCTGGAAAATAGTGGGGTCCAGGACCCTGGCAGGGGCCAAGCTTAGTGCATGGGAAGGGCAGATGGCCTCAGGGTGGGTGGGGCCTTCAGCGGAACCGGGGACTGAAGGGACAATTGCAGGACGTAGGGAGGCATGGGTTTTCAGTTCCCATCCTCTCACACCCTTTCCATTGCAGGGTCCTGAGGCTTCTGACCAGGACTCAGTTTCTGCCTCCTCAGAGTGGCAGCGGAAGCTGGAAGCCGCTGAGGCTCTGCTGATGCTGAGAAACTCTTCTCAGGCATCTTCTGGCTCCATCTCCCTGCTCCAGCCCTGCGTGGCAGCAGGTAGCCTGGTCCTTGAAAGGAGAGCACAGCACAGGGTGGGGATGGTTGGGAAATGGGACGGGGCTGTGGTAAGTAGGGCCTATCTGGGAGGTCTGGGTTGGTGGGTTGAACCTCCTTGGGCCTGGGGAACCCAAGCTCCTCAGCCTGATGTCGGAGATGGCAGGTGATGGTTGCTCAGTGAATCGTCAGAGCTCTGTGCTCATCAGGAAATGCCCAGTGCATTTGGTgtcaagaaacaaggaaactgaggcccagagagtggcAGGGACTTGCCCTGAGGCATGCAGCATATCAAGTGGCACGCCCAGGTCTCCTCACTCCCATCCCAGAGCTTTCTAGTCTGACCCCTGCAATCTGTGGTGGTGGGCAGGATATACATAGGTGATAAGAGCCTAGGCTGGAGGGagatctggcctctgcctccagtCTACATGTGGAGCCTGGATGCCTTCACTAGTTGTGTTTTGTGGCTAAATTTCAATGTTGAGCCTGGAGAGGAAGGATCAGAGGAGCGATAGAATCCTGGGAAGGTTGAAAGGGAAGGCTGGGAACTCCCAGACCAAAATGCTGGATGGGGTGTGGTGTGTGAGTGAAGCAGCAACATTAGAGGAACTGCTGGAACAGAAAGGGATGAGGCTGGGGAGGCTACTGGTCACCCAGGTCTAGAATGCCAGGCCTAGGGGCTAGACCAGAAACTGTGGGTGGTGAAGAGCCCGGGAATGTCTGAGCTAGAGAGGAGTATATTCAATTATCCCGGgcttgacaaaagaaaaaaaaaagatatgtggtGACTTTGATGGAGAGATTGGAGGAGGCAAGACCCAAGATGAACACATCAGCGAGGAAGAGTTCTGTGCTGTAGTCCAGGTGACAAAGCCTCGATTGGGTGGAACAAAAAAGAGGGGAGAGCCAGGAGGGGAAACGGATGTGACGTGGCTCTGATGCCTTCCTTTCTATCTGCAGCTCCTGCTGGAGATGAAGGACCCCAGCCTTCTAGCTCCTCTCTCGGACCCAGGCCAGCCAGCTCCATTTCTCTGCCTATTGGACATCTGGGGTGCATCTCCCTCTTGAGCTAGAAACCCAGAAGAGGAGGCCTCACCAGAGTACTTCCTATTCATGCATTTGCAAAATGTTTAAAGTCCAAAATGcttaacatgtttgtttttttaacttctaggttctttcataagcttttcaGACTCTTTTTATGATATGGGACAATTCCTTGGCTGAGAGTGGATATTCTTGTACCACCATCCCTTAATGCCTAGATTCTGGGGCCTTTTTATGTCTCTTATGAAAACAGCGTCATGGGGTCTAAGCTGATCAGTCTCTAAATAGGGTTCTGTGGGAGGTCATATGTTCATATGCCAGAGTTTTCATTTGACTCGTGATTGCAAACATACCCATGCACTCATGCATGTATGCATGCTTGTCAAAATATAagggtgttttcattttgtgtctaggtttgtgtgtgtgaacaAATAATAAATTCTCGTTGTTGTAAGGCACTGCGATATAGGAGTTGTTTGCTACCACAGTATAACATAGACTCTCCTGACTCTAACAGGCTTGTTCAGTTTACTTTTCTAAGTGAGAATCACCTTACTCAATAACTGGGCTTTCTTAGCATGACAAGACAAGAAAATGGTAGCGAAAAAAGGGGGAGATGGTGAGGGGGGTAAGGGTTTTACTCATTTAGCAAGGAAGTGCCTACCTTCTGCCTGGCATAGACTGCTTCCAGCTGTCCAGAGGGCCCCAAATTGGGTTGTCTTCAGGGTCAAGCAGGTCTTGCGAATGAGCAGAGCAGGACTGATAGGCTCTGGCCAACTGACAGTGCATGCTCTACCTTAGGGGCCAGCTGCCACCTGGCTCCAGCCAATTGTTGTCATGTAGGGATGTGGACTCTTCATTGCCACATCTcctgatttttcaagagaagatGGAATTCTAGATTTctatgtaaaatatctcaattttaaaacacTGGCTCTGGTTTCCTGTACGTGGGCCAAAGATAACATCCATTCAAGCCAACTATGGCCAAGTGAATGCCAGTTCGATTC includes the following:
- the DMRTC1B gene encoding doublesex- and mab-3-related transcription factor C1 — protein: MDPNEMPAVPCCPSDSPTGLETRAPWGIELGPKRTVSCCARCYNHGLNDQTKDQEHSCPFQACECHKCAFFSDPCRVLRAESALKREQGACLKRHLTQGLITSGASPPKAHSHVQKLTIQGGVVSEHPRRSADWSGPKIFVSILDSSSLEDATHNFSFQEDPQDPCPVQHGPEASDQDSVSASSEWQRKLEAAEALLMLRNSSQASSGSISLLQPCVAAAPAGDEGPQPSSSSLGPRPASSISLPIGHLGCISLLS